The genomic segment TGGTGGTGCACCAAATGTTTTTGGCGGCAATACAAGTTCAAGTATTGCCACATTTGATGGTGTCGAATCAGAATCCGAAAGTAAAAATGATTTGTGACCTGGAAACGGAATCTCTTCAGACGTACCAGCTTGCACAATCGCAGGTTCATGTGCAAATATATTGGCACTCACAAATATTGACAGCAATAATAAGATTTTGTACATAGGTATTAGCTCCGAATTCGATTTTATATATCTTAGGATATTTAAGCGCCAGCCAATAGTACCAAACTTCCCTGGCGGCGACCAAGTTTGAGAATCACCAATTAAAAACCCGACTCAATGAGTCGGGTTTTCGGGTTCCTGTCTCACAGGAAAGACGTCACCACCTAAGCGTAGATGACAGTAATATAATTTAGAACTGATTCATCGTGTTTTTCTCACCACCAGCTTTCAAGGCCTGATCTCCGGCAAAAAATTCTTTGTGGTCATCACCCAGATCTGAACCGGCCATGGCCTGATGCTTCACACAAGATACACCTTTGCGAATCTCTTGTCGCTGAACACCGGCCACATACGCGAGCATACCTTGTTCGCCAAAATATCCTTCAGCGAGGTCATTCATGTGCAATGCGGTGGTGTGATAGGTTGGTAAAGTGATCAGGTGATGGAAAATACCGGCTTCACGTGCTGCGTCTTTCTGGAAGGACTTGATCATGGCATCAGCTTTAACTGAAAGCGCGGTGTCATCGTATTTTGCGTCCATTAACTCGGCACGTTCATAGCCTGACACATCGTCACCTGCTTCGAGCATGGCGTCGTATGCCTGCTGACGGAAATTCAAGGTCCAGTTGAAGGACGGTGAGTTGTTGTAGACCAGTTTGGCATTTGGCACCTGTTCTTTAACCCGGTTAACCATATGCGCGATCTGTCCAACATGCGGTGTTGGGGTTTCTATCCACAACAGGTCAGCGCCATTTTGCAAACTGGTGACACAATCCAGCACCACACGGTCAATATTGGTATCTTCACGGAAGGCATACAAGCCGTTCGGCAAACGCTTGGGACGGTGCAGTTCTCCATTGCGCTTAATCAGCACTTCATCTTCTTTTGCGTCCTTAATGTTGACGGCTTCGGTATCTATAAAAGCAATGTACTGCGATGCGAGATCACCCTTCTCATGTGAAACCGGCACTTTCTGGGTCAAACTTGCACCTTCCGAGTCTGTGCGTGCAACGATGACACCGTCGTCCACACCCAGTTCCAGAAAGGCATAACGCACGGCATTGATCTTGGCCAGAAAATCTTCATGCGGAACCGTGACTTTGCCGGCTTGATGACCACACTGCTTAGCGTCCGATACCTGATTTTCGATTTGTATGGCACAGGCGCCCGCTTCAATCATTTTTTTGGTCAACAAATAAGTGGCTTCTTCATTACCAAAACCTGCATCAATGTCGGCAATGATTGGTACTACATGGGATTCGTAATTATCGATCTGGGCCTGGATTCCTACTTTGTCACTGTCGGCCGCTGAATTTAACTGACGGAACAGGTCGTTCAGCTCTTTGGCATCAGCCTGTTTTAAAAATGTATACAACTCTTCGATCAGCTTTGGTACCGCGGTCTTTTCATGCATGGATTGATCCGGCAAGGGGCCGAACTCGGAACGTAAAGCTGCAACCATCCAACCCGACAAGTACAAATAGCGTTTTTTCGTGGTTTTATGATGCTTTTTAACCGCGATCATTTTCTGTTGGGCCACAAAGCCGTGCCAACAACCCAGGGACTGGGTGTATTTTGATGTGTCAGCATCGTACTCAGCCATGTCTTGTCGCATAATAGCTGCTGTGTATTTGGCGATATCGAGACCCGTGCGAAATCTGTTTTGCACGATCATACGACCGGCACTTTCCGGATTGATCGCATCCCAGTTGCTGCCGTGTTTTGCTTTGAGCGCTTGTACTGCTTCGATGGCCGAGGTGTATGTAGACATGGGGATCCCTAATGATTGAGTCAGAAAAACATGCAGTTTAAAACGATTGTTTAAAAAGTAAATCAGTACTCCGACAACGCTTATAAAACACGCAGGACTATTATCTGGAAAACAATGTTTTTTACATTAAATACAATCAGTTATAGGACTATTGTAATAATTTTCTAATAAAATTCTGGTGCATAATTATTACTCCCATTTTATATCTTGCGCATGTACTTTGTTGCACAGCACAAAAATCCAGCATGGCAAAATAGAAACTTGTAAAGTCTACATCTGCGAAAACAGATTAAGCTCTGTTATCATTCGCGGCTGAAAAAAACATAAAAAAAGCGTTAATTACACAAATCACAAGACAGGCTTTCACACTTTAAGGTCAAGAAATGGGAAATAATCTACAACAATTGGTTGATGAGAGTTTAAGTGACTCTTTACTTGAAAAAACTGCCGCCTTACTGGGCGAGCCGCTTGATATTACACGCAAAGGATTGCAAGGCGCATGTCTGAAACTTTCCAAGAGTCTCGACGCAGTCCGGGATGAAGAATTTTCGGCCTTTTATGAGTCACTTGGGGATGGCAGCAAGCTGGATAAACTGGAACAACACTTAGCCGGTGGCAATCAAACCGTGACCTATCTAAGCATGGGAAATGAAAAAGCTCGGGAGTTGCTAGCCTACGACACAGAAAACGACGTTGATACACACGTGTCACTGATTGCCGAAGATTCCGGTATAAAACACGAGTCTATTTCATTCTTACTCGGTATCGCTCACCCTTTTTTCCTTGGATTACTGGGTAAAAAGAAATCAGAGGGTTTGAGTAGCCAGGGCATTAATGCCTTAATCAGCACACAACCTGTACCAACTGTGATCGATGATAATGAAGACCCGTATATCGCAAGATATGCAGCAGATTCCAGTGATGCAGATCTTGGTCAGCAATCAGGGTCCGATTCGGCAGATGCTGGAAGTGAAAAGCGAAAATCAAAGACATCGCTGGTCGGATTAACCACCTTTTTAATCATTCTGGCCTTGGCGATCGCCGCTTATTTCAATCAAGCGCTTATCAAAGACTTTTTCGGCATACAGAGTGATACAAAACCAATTCCAGAGCGGACAACACAAAATCAGCCGACACCCAAGACAGCGAACAATGTAGACAGCGCAACCGAGTCGATTACTCCAATTGCTGATACTAATGCGTATCCGGCTTCAACCCCGGTCGGGCGTTTGCCAAACAGCGTTCGCCCGCTTGAATACAAACTGGATTTGACCATTGACCCTGACCAGGACGGATTTAGGGGGGTAACCACAATTGACCTGGAGTCAGATATTGAAACCGATTACCTGTTTTTGCATGGGCGAGATCTACAAGTCAGTAATGTACGTTTGACCGACTCCGCAGGTAATGAAATTTCCGGTGAGTATCGTCAGGTCGATGCTTCAGGCGTGGCCCGAATCGACTTTTCAGGCACCCTTGCAAAAGGAAGCTCGACTCTGGAAATTACTTACAGTGCTCCATTCAACTTGTCACTGGAAGGCTTGTATAAAGTGACAGATGGCGGCTTGAATTACGCGTTCACCCAATTCGAAGCAACGTCGGCGCGCTTGAGCTTCCCGGGTTTTGACGAACCCGCTTTCAAAGTGCCTTTCACTACCAGCCTCACCATCAAAAATGAACACAAGGGCTTTGCCAATACCCCACTGACAGCAGTCACCGAAATGGAGAACGGTATGCAAAGACTGGACTTTGCGAAGTCCAAACCCTTGCCGACTTACCTTATCGCCTACGCGGTTGGTGATCTGGATGTGGTGAAATGGGACGACATTCCGGCCAATTCCATTCGTAAAAAACCCATTCCTTTAAATGGGTTGGCAACCAAAGGCAAAGGTAAAAACCTGACTTATGCCCTGGAACACACCAATGAGATCTTAACCTCCCTGGAAGAATATTTCGGTATTCCCTACCCGTACGAAAAACTTGATATTGTCGCTGCACCCGATTTTGCCTTTGGTGCCATGGAAAATGTCGGTCTGATCGTGTATCGCGAACAGCTATTGTTATTTGATGACACCATTTCATTGGATCAAAAGCGTCGCTATGCCAATGTGCACGGCCATGAACTGGCCCACCAGTGGTTTGGCAATCTGGTCACCCCGGAATGGTGGGATGATATCTGGTTAAACGAAGCATTTGCGACCTGGATGGCACATGTCTCGAATGACAATGTTTATCCGGAGCAAAAATTCAGACAAACCCTGATGGGTCGCGCCCTGGGAGCCATGGCTAATGATAGCTTGATCAGCGCACGCCAGATCCGCCAGCCAGTTAACAACAATCATGATATTGATTCAGCGTTTGACGGCATCACCTATTCCAAAGGTGGTGGAGTATTGCGCATGTTTGAATCTTTCCTGGGGCCTGAAAATTTCCAACTTGGAATAAACCATTATCTAAACAAGTTTGCTTTTGACAATGCCACGGCGACCGATTTTATTGAAGCCATTGCGGAAAACTCGACTCAATACACGGTCGAAACCATTCGTGATGCTTTTAATAGCTTTCTTGAACAACCTGGTATTCCTAATCTGGACATCAGCACAACTTGCTTAGATAGCAATGTGGAGGTCAATGTAAAACAATCACGCTATTTGCCCATCGGGTCCAGTGGCAGCAGCGCACAGATCTGGAAAGTGCCGGTGTGTCTAGGCTTTGAGACTGCTGGCAAAGTTGAACAGCAATGCAGCTTAGTCAGTAAACCAATTCAAAGCATAAAACTCGATACCCAGGTTTGTCCAAAATTCGTAATTCCAAATGCGGGTGGCACAGGGTATTATCGCTTCGCCTTGAACAGTACCGATTGGCAGACCCTGTTTAGCAATCAGGACATGTTGGGTGCTGAAGAGATGATGGCAGCGAATGACAGTTTCAACGCATCCATCAATGCCGGCAAACTCTCCTTTCGTGATCTGGTGCAAGTCGCACCTAAAATTATTCGATCCGACTCCTCACGAGTAGCTACCGCTCCAACCGAACTTCTGAGTTTTGCCTATGACAAAATTGCTAAAACCAAGGCGCAAAAATCGGCCCTGGCCAATTTAAATCGCCGACTGTACGAAAACCGGTTTAAAGAATTAGGCTTTGATTACCAGCCTGATGATTCAGTGGATACCATACAACTTAGAAACAGCCTATTCACTTTTTTGGCCAAACAAGGTGAGTCTGCCGAAGTTCGAAGTCATTTACGCAAAATGGCGGTGGAATATACAGGGTATGCAAGTGATAAACAGTTGCACCCGGAACTGGCCGACTCCAATATCATTGCGACTGCACTAGCAGTTGCTGCAAAAGATATTGGTACTCCCTTCATACAGCATTTAATGGAATTATTTGAAAATGAAAGTGATGGCACCATTCGTGGGCGCCTGTTAGGAGCTATTGCGGAAGCCAAAGATCCTAAGCTGGCAGATGAACTGAGAGACTGGACTTTGTCGGAAAAGATTCGCGATAACGAGATATACACAATTATTTTCACCCAACTCAGTGATGACCAACAAAAAGACGCAGCCTGGAACTGGTTCAAACAGAACTTCGATGGCTTTATTCAACGTGTTTCCAGTTTCTCCCAGGGACGAATTCCTCGCATTGCATCCGGATTCTGTACTGCTGAAGACAAACTAGACGTGGAAAAGTTTTTTAGCCCGTTAATTGAAAATGTATCGGGTGGCCCGCGTTCCTTGGCACAAACCCTTGAATCAATCGATCTCTGCATTGCCAAGGCGAATCATCACACACCAAGCGTTGCCAATTACTTTCCTGAGTAACGACCAACAATAGGTACATTAAAAAAGCCACTCGAGTGAGTGGCTTTTTGCTAATTTAATTTGGATGTTTGACGAGATTCAGATTCCCGTATCGCAAGCGCCTATTTCGCCACTTTGCATGCCGCGGGCAAACCATTCCATGCGTTGTTGCGAGGTGCCATGAGTGAATTGTTCTTTGCGCGGCACACGGCCGGCTTTTTTCATTATGGTGTCATCACCGACCGCTGCTGCTGCATTGAGAGCTTCTTCCAGATCACCTTCTTCCAGCATGCCGGTTCGTTGTTGCGTGTGATTGGCCCAGATACCGGCATAACAATCCGCCTGTAATTCCATTTTCACTTGCATGGCATTTGCCTGTTCCTTGGAAGCTCTTGCCTGATATTGACGAACTTTTGCCGCGGTGCCGGTAATAGTTTGAATATGGTGACCGACCTCATGCGACAAGACATAGGCGACGGCAAAATCACCTTGCGCCCCCATGCGACGTAATTCATTCAAGAAACTCAGATCAAGATAGGCTTTTTGATCGCCCGGGCAGTAGAAGGGTCCCGAAGCCGCCTGCCCGGTACCACAAGCTGTTGGTGTCATGTCTGTGTAGAGCACTAATTTGGGCGCCTGATAGCGGTATCCGGCTTTCTGAAACACCGCATTCCAGGTATCTTCCGTATCGGCCAAAACCGTAGACACAAAGCGCTTGATTTCTTCTTCTTGTGCACTGCCACGATATTCGCCTTGTTGTTGGGGTTGTTGGCGTTGTTGTTGGGCTTGCTGCTTTTGCATTTGCTGCATAACTGTTCCCGGATCTTGGCCTAACAGAAATATTGCTACCAGGGCCATGATTATTCCACCACCACCAACCGCGGCACCGCGCCCCATACGGCGACCACGACGGTCTTCTACATTTGAACTTTGTCTTCTACCTTTCCAACGCATTCTGCATTACTCCTGATCTGTGTAGGTCAATTGGGCAATTTAGCACACTAATTAAGCCCTGATAATGCCAAATTGAGCTCAACAAGATTATCTGTCGATGAATTTACTTATATTTATCTATTTTGACATTTATATGCATTTTAGAGCGATTCCAGACACTTAAAAGGCCAGGAAAATCCGGTAAATCTAGCGATAAGTAATTGTAAAATAATGTAAACTACTGAAAATAACAATCAGAAATTAATAACTGATGAACAACATTTGGAGTGAACTCAAACGTCGCCA from the Gammaproteobacteria bacterium genome contains:
- a CDS encoding isocitrate lyase yields the protein MSTYTSAIEAVQALKAKHGSNWDAINPESAGRMIVQNRFRTGLDIAKYTAAIMRQDMAEYDADTSKYTQSLGCWHGFVAQQKMIAVKKHHKTTKKRYLYLSGWMVAALRSEFGPLPDQSMHEKTAVPKLIEELYTFLKQADAKELNDLFRQLNSAADSDKVGIQAQIDNYESHVVPIIADIDAGFGNEEATYLLTKKMIEAGACAIQIENQVSDAKQCGHQAGKVTVPHEDFLAKINAVRYAFLELGVDDGVIVARTDSEGASLTQKVPVSHEKGDLASQYIAFIDTEAVNIKDAKEDEVLIKRNGELHRPKRLPNGLYAFREDTNIDRVVLDCVTSLQNGADLLWIETPTPHVGQIAHMVNRVKEQVPNAKLVYNNSPSFNWTLNFRQQAYDAMLEAGDDVSGYERAELMDAKYDDTALSVKADAMIKSFQKDAAREAGIFHHLITLPTYHTTALHMNDLAEGYFGEQGMLAYVAGVQRQEIRKGVSCVKHQAMAGSDLGDDHKEFFAGDQALKAGGEKNTMNQF
- a CDS encoding M1 family metallopeptidase, with amino-acid sequence MGNNLQQLVDESLSDSLLEKTAALLGEPLDITRKGLQGACLKLSKSLDAVRDEEFSAFYESLGDGSKLDKLEQHLAGGNQTVTYLSMGNEKARELLAYDTENDVDTHVSLIAEDSGIKHESISFLLGIAHPFFLGLLGKKKSEGLSSQGINALISTQPVPTVIDDNEDPYIARYAADSSDADLGQQSGSDSADAGSEKRKSKTSLVGLTTFLIILALAIAAYFNQALIKDFFGIQSDTKPIPERTTQNQPTPKTANNVDSATESITPIADTNAYPASTPVGRLPNSVRPLEYKLDLTIDPDQDGFRGVTTIDLESDIETDYLFLHGRDLQVSNVRLTDSAGNEISGEYRQVDASGVARIDFSGTLAKGSSTLEITYSAPFNLSLEGLYKVTDGGLNYAFTQFEATSARLSFPGFDEPAFKVPFTTSLTIKNEHKGFANTPLTAVTEMENGMQRLDFAKSKPLPTYLIAYAVGDLDVVKWDDIPANSIRKKPIPLNGLATKGKGKNLTYALEHTNEILTSLEEYFGIPYPYEKLDIVAAPDFAFGAMENVGLIVYREQLLLFDDTISLDQKRRYANVHGHELAHQWFGNLVTPEWWDDIWLNEAFATWMAHVSNDNVYPEQKFRQTLMGRALGAMANDSLISARQIRQPVNNNHDIDSAFDGITYSKGGGVLRMFESFLGPENFQLGINHYLNKFAFDNATATDFIEAIAENSTQYTVETIRDAFNSFLEQPGIPNLDISTTCLDSNVEVNVKQSRYLPIGSSGSSAQIWKVPVCLGFETAGKVEQQCSLVSKPIQSIKLDTQVCPKFVIPNAGGTGYYRFALNSTDWQTLFSNQDMLGAEEMMAANDSFNASINAGKLSFRDLVQVAPKIIRSDSSRVATAPTELLSFAYDKIAKTKAQKSALANLNRRLYENRFKELGFDYQPDDSVDTIQLRNSLFTFLAKQGESAEVRSHLRKMAVEYTGYASDKQLHPELADSNIIATALAVAAKDIGTPFIQHLMELFENESDGTIRGRLLGAIAEAKDPKLADELRDWTLSEKIRDNEIYTIIFTQLSDDQQKDAAWNWFKQNFDGFIQRVSSFSQGRIPRIASGFCTAEDKLDVEKFFSPLIENVSGGPRSLAQTLESIDLCIAKANHHTPSVANYFPE
- a CDS encoding zinc metallopeptidase — translated: MRWKGRRQSSNVEDRRGRRMGRGAAVGGGGIIMALVAIFLLGQDPGTVMQQMQKQQAQQQRQQPQQQGEYRGSAQEEEIKRFVSTVLADTEDTWNAVFQKAGYRYQAPKLVLYTDMTPTACGTGQAASGPFYCPGDQKAYLDLSFLNELRRMGAQGDFAVAYVLSHEVGHHIQTITGTAAKVRQYQARASKEQANAMQVKMELQADCYAGIWANHTQQRTGMLEEGDLEEALNAAAAVGDDTIMKKAGRVPRKEQFTHGTSQQRMEWFARGMQSGEIGACDTGI